CCGCCCAACTTGCCGTACAGTTCAAGGACCTGATGGAGCGCGCGCAGCGCGTGAGCAACCGCTTGACCCGCCAGCCGGACAAGCAGTTTCACGTGCTCGATACGCAGATGATGATGCAGACGCTGCAGGACTGGGGTAGCCACCTGCTCGCCAACCCGAACAAGCTCGTGCAGATGCAGATGGCCTACTGGCAGGATGCCGCCGAGCTGTGGAAGCGCAGCTGGGAGCACTGGGCGCTGCAGGCGCCGGTTAAGCCGGTGGCCGACGCACCGGCCGGCGACAAGCGATTCAAGGACGATACCTGGGCCCAGCACGCGGCCTATGACTTCATCAAGCAGTCCTACCTGCTGGCGTCCAACCACCTGATGGGGGCCGTCGAGCGGACCGACGGGCTCGATCCGCACACGCGCAAGAAGGTCGCGTTCTACCTGCGGCAGATGGTCGATGCGATGTCGCCGACCAATTTCGTCGCCACCAATCCGCAGGTACTCAAGGAAACCATCGACAGCAACGGCGAGAACCTGATCCGCGGCATGCGCGCGATGCTCGACGACATGGAGCGCGGCGACGGCCGGCTCGCCACGCAGATGACCGACACCAAGGCATTCAAGCTCGGCGAGAACATCGCCGTCACGCCGGGTAGGGTGGTGTTCCAGAACGAGCTGATGCAGCTGATCCAGTACGCGCCCAGCACCGAGAAGGTGCACCAGCGGCCGCTGCTGATCATCCCGCCGTGGATCAACAAGTTCTACATTCTCGACCTCAAGCCCAAGAATTCGCTGATCAAGTGGGCGGTGGACCAGGGCCATACCGTGTTCGTCATCAGCTGGGTCAACCCGGACGAAAAACTCAGGTACAAGCATTTCGAGGACTACATGCTCGAAGGCCCGCTGGCCGCGCTCGACGCGATCGAAAAGGCGACCGGCGAGAAGGACGTCAAGGCGCTTGCCTACTGCATCGGCGGCACGCTGCTGGCCTCGACGCTGGCCTATATGGCGAGCAAGAAGGACAACCGCATCAAGGCCGCCACCTTCATGACGACGCTGATGGATTTCTCCGACATCGGCGAGCTCGAAGTCTTCGTCGACGAGCAGCAGTTCGAGCGCCTCGAGGCGCACATGAACGAGAAGGGCTATCTCGAAGGCCACCAGATGGCCGAGGTGTTCAACCTGCTGCGCGAGAACGACCTGATCTGGTCCTTCGTCATCAACAACTACCTGCTGGGGCGCGACCCGATGCCCTTCGACCTGCTGTACTGGAACAGCGACTCGACGCGCATGCCGGCCACCATGCACAGCTTCTACCTGCGCAATATGTACCTCTACAACCGGCTGCGCGAGCCAGGCGGCATCACGCTCGCCGACACGCCGATCGACCTGCGCCAGATCAAGACGCCGGCCTACTGGATCTCGACGCGCGAAGACCATATCGCGCCGTGGCAGACCACCTATCTCGGCACCAAGCTGCTGAAGGGCCCGAAGCGCTTCGTGCTCGGCGGCTCGGGCCATATCGCCGGCATCGTCAACCCGCCCGCTGCCAACAAGTATGGCTACATGACCAACGACGTGATCTGCGAGACCGCCGACGCGTGGCTGGCCGACGCCAAGCCCAACGAGGGCTCGTGGTGGCTCGACTGGGCCGAATGGGTCAAGCCCTACAACGGCAAGCAGGTCGCGGCTCGGGTACCGGGCGAGGGCGGCTTGCCGGCGCTGGAAGAGGCGCCGGGCAGCTATGTGAAGGCCAGGCTGGTCTAGGCTGGTCTGGTCGGTGTGGGCGGCGCGGACGTTGGCCTGGCACGTCCGCCTGGCGGGCACCCTGGCGTGCCCAGGGGCCGCGCCCCGCTTGCCTTGCAGCCTGGCCTGCGTTAGCGTGCGCCAGCGTCGATTTGCTCTGAGAGAACCCAAACATGCCTACTTCCCGATTCAGCACCAGCCGGTTGGCCAGGTGCTGCCATGGCCTGCTGCTTGGCGGGCTGGTGTCCCTCGGCGGCCTGGCCGCCTGCTCGTCCACCGCGCCGGTTCACGCCTACGAAGGCGACAAGCGCGCCGAACAGTCGCTCGCCCTGTTGACCGCCACCCAGTCCGGCCCGGCCGGGCTCGAGTTCTATTCGATCGACGGCCGCGTCTATGGCTCGCCGATGGGGCGGCCGCTGGCGGCCTATGTGCCGCCGGGCGAGCACGAAATCGTGCTGCGCTGGATACATGAATTCACGCCGAGCGACTACATCCGCTCGGAGGTCGTCTACCACCTGCGGGTCGCGCCAAGGCAGCGCTACACCTTCCGCTTCCAGGAAACCGTCGAGGACCAGGGCCGCCGTGTCGATTTCTGGGCCGAAGACGCGGCGAGCAGCGAGCACATCCAGCCGGACAGCAGCAAGGCGTTTTGATGTTCAAGGCTATCCGCATCGCCATCCTGCTGTTCATCCTGGTCAATGTCGCGCTGGCGACGGTGCTGGCCAAATACCGCACTACCGACTGGAAACAGCCGTTGCGCGTGGTGATCTACCCCCTCAACGGCGACCGCAGCGAGGCGAGCGCGGCCTATCTCACGAGCCTTGGCGACGCGAGCTTCGAGCCGATCGCCGTGTTCATGCAGGAAGAAGGCAGGCGCTACGACGTTGCGCTCAACGAGCCGGTGCAGGTGCGCCTCGGGCCGGTCGTCGACGAATTGCCGCCGGCGCCGCCGACATCGGGCAACCCGCTGGCGGTGATGGCCTGGAGCCTGCAGCTGCGCTACTGGGCATGGCGCCACGACACGGCGGCGGGCGGCAAGCCCGATATCCGGCTGTTCGTGCTCTATCACGACCCGGCCACCCATGCGGTGCTGGCGCACTCGCTCGGCCTGGAGAAGGGGCTGATCGGCGTCGTCAACGCGTTTGCCGCTCACTCGATGGCCGGCAGCAACAATATGGTGATCACGCATGAGATGCTGCATACGCTCGGCGCTACCGACAAATACGAGATGGGCAGCAATCTGCCGCGCTTCCCCGTGGGCTACGCCGAGCCCGAGCTCGCGCCGCGCTATCCGCAGCGCTTCGCTGAGATCATGGCCGGGCGTATCGCCGTCAGCGAACAGAAGGCGGTGATCCCCGATGGGCTCGCCACGACGCTGATCGGCACCGAGACGGCACGCGAGATCCGCTGGATGAAGTAGGGCCGGGCATCGCGCGGGTGTTTGCTTCTTGCCGGGCGAAATGTGACAATTCAAGCCTCACTGCTGCTGCCAGTTTTGTTGTTAAGTAAATGAATAGTAAAGATAAAGTCTCTGTCCTTTTCGTCTGCATGGGCAACATCTGCCGCTCGCCGACGGCCGAGGGCGTGTTCCGCCAGTATGTCGAAACCGCCGGGCTTGCACGCCGCGTGCTGATCGACTCGGCCGGCACGCATGGCTACCATGCCGGCGAGCAGCCCGACGCGCGCGCGATGGCGGCAGCCCTGCGGCGCGGCTATGACCTGAGCCAGCAGCGGGCGCGCAAGGTGGCGCCGGCCGACTTCGCCCGCTTCGACCTGGTGCTGGCGATGGACCAGGGCAATCTGCAGAATCTGCAGCAGATCTGTCCGCCCCAGCATGCCGCCAACCTGAAGCTGTTCCTGAGCTATGGCCGCCGTTTTGACGAGCGCGAGGTTCCCGATCCGTATTACGGCGGCGCCAATGGCTTCGAGCGGGTGCTCGATCTGATCGAGGATGCGTCCGAGGGCCTGCTGTCGGACGTGCGCAAGCGCTTGTCCAACGTCGTGGCCTAGACCCGAGCTGACCGGGCCGATGGTGTGAATGAAACGGGGCATCGCGCCCCGTTTTTCATTGCGGGGCAGCTTGCGGTTTGGGGGCCACTGCTTCGAACGCAATGCCCTTGCCGTCCGGCGAGGTGAACTTGCCCACGGTTTCGCCCTGTTTCTCCGCCTTCCGGTCGAGCTCGGTCAGCGTGCATTGCTGCAGGTCGATTTCGTACAGCGTCTTGCCGTCCTGCAGCTGGAACAGGTTGTCGTCGATCTGGCGCAGCTTGATCTCACCAAACTCGCTTTCATCGTCGAGGCGGTGCTTGCGCTGGCAGTCCGGCATGCGGGCCACGGTGAGCCAGCGCTCCCAGTCCCGGCTCCAGAAGGTGTTCTTGATACGCTGCAAGGTGAACGAGCGGCTGGCGTCGATCTGGTAGGAGCTGGTTTCCTGTTTGCAGCCGGTGAGGCTCATGCAGAGCAGGAGGAGGGCAGGAAGCAGGGGGGAGCGCGATTTCATTGCATGGAGGTGTCGTGCGATGCCAGCCGTCAGTATAGCCACAAGCCGCAATGCCGCGCCAATCGGGCGACCCGGCGATCCGCCTGCTGATGGTGCTTGGTGCCGGCGCCAGCGGGGAATGACTGCCTTTGCTGGCTTTTGTTAGTGTTGGTCCATTGCTGATCCGCCGCCGATCCGGCCCCGCCATTCAACGCGGCTTCAATACTGGCGCGCACTCAAGCCCGGCTGAGCAACTAGTCTTGCCTGCCAGCCTCGCGCCGCGCCCGCGCCCGCGCCCGCCAGGCGAGCCGGGTATGGGCGATCCACAAGGTGTTGACGGTGATGTAGCCGAGCACGGCGAGCGCCGTGGCCAGCGTCGGCAGGCCGACCAGCAGCGGCGTGCCGAGGCTCGTCATCCAGCCGAGGCCGGCGCTCAGCCAGTCGCCCGGTGCCAGCTGGGCAAACACAGGTGCCGCCACGGCGCGGGCATGCGTGCCGAGCAGCCATTTGCCGATTTCGAAGGCGAGCAGA
The Chitinivorax sp. PXF-14 genome window above contains:
- a CDS encoding low molecular weight protein-tyrosine-phosphatase; this translates as MNSKDKVSVLFVCMGNICRSPTAEGVFRQYVETAGLARRVLIDSAGTHGYHAGEQPDARAMAAALRRGYDLSQQRARKVAPADFARFDLVLAMDQGNLQNLQQICPPQHAANLKLFLSYGRRFDEREVPDPYYGGANGFERVLDLIEDASEGLLSDVRKRLSNVVA
- a CDS encoding PHA/PHB synthase family protein; translation: MSENKPADPAQLAVQFKDLMERAQRVSNRLTRQPDKQFHVLDTQMMMQTLQDWGSHLLANPNKLVQMQMAYWQDAAELWKRSWEHWALQAPVKPVADAPAGDKRFKDDTWAQHAAYDFIKQSYLLASNHLMGAVERTDGLDPHTRKKVAFYLRQMVDAMSPTNFVATNPQVLKETIDSNGENLIRGMRAMLDDMERGDGRLATQMTDTKAFKLGENIAVTPGRVVFQNELMQLIQYAPSTEKVHQRPLLIIPPWINKFYILDLKPKNSLIKWAVDQGHTVFVISWVNPDEKLRYKHFEDYMLEGPLAALDAIEKATGEKDVKALAYCIGGTLLASTLAYMASKKDNRIKAATFMTTLMDFSDIGELEVFVDEQQFERLEAHMNEKGYLEGHQMAEVFNLLRENDLIWSFVINNYLLGRDPMPFDLLYWNSDSTRMPATMHSFYLRNMYLYNRLREPGGITLADTPIDLRQIKTPAYWISTREDHIAPWQTTYLGTKLLKGPKRFVLGGSGHIAGIVNPPAANKYGYMTNDVICETADAWLADAKPNEGSWWLDWAEWVKPYNGKQVAARVPGEGGLPALEEAPGSYVKARLV